CACATCGTGCCGTTCGTCAAGGTCGACCAAGGACTCGCTGAGGCCGAAAACGGTGTGCAGCTCATGAAGCCGATGACCAAACTCGACTCGTTATTGGACCGGGCCGTCGACAAGGGAGTTTTCGGAACCAAAATGCGTTCGTTTATCCAAGAGCCGAACGACGAGGGCATCAAAGCCATCGTCGACCAGCAGTTCGCCTATGCGCACAAAATCGCTGAGCGTGGACTCATGCCGATTATCGAACCCGAGGTCAGCATCAAATGCCCCGACAAGCCCAAAGCCGACAGTGCGCTGGTGGCGGCGCTCACCGCGAAGCTCGACGAGCTCACCGAAGGCACGCAGGTCATGCTCAAGCTGACGTTGCCCGACGAAGACGACCTCTATGCACCGCTGATCGACCATCCCAGGGTGATGCGTGTGGTGGCCTTGTCTGGGGGCTACAGCCTCGCGGAAAGCTGCCAGATCCTGGCCCGCAACCACCGGCTGATCGCGAGCTTCTCACGCGCTTTGACGGAGGGGCTGACGGTTGACCAGACCGATGCGGAATTCAACGACAAGCTCCGCTCGAATATCGAGGCAATTTACAACGCTTCGGTGACGTAACTCGCGCTCTATAAGTTCCTCGGCATCTGGCGCAACCTGCTGACCAACCGCCTGAAGGGTCTGGTCGAGGCAAACATCGTGGAGCGCGTTCGCTACTCTGAACGCCCGCCCCGCGACCGTTACCGGCGTACCGCGGCCGGCCGCGACCTCATCCCGATCTTGATTGCGCTCACGGTGTGGGGCGACCGCTGGGCGGCCCCATCGGATGGACCGCCCATGCTGTTCAGTCACGAAGGACATCCCTGCACACCGACGGTGTGCTGCTCGACTTGCGGGCAACCGCTGTCCCGCGACACCCTCAAGGTTGCCCTCGGGCCGGGCGCCGCCCCCGGGCCGGGAACCCAGCTGATCGCCCGCCTTCTGCAGCCTGAGTCAAACGACTCACAGGCCTGACGCGCGTAGCCGCTTGCGGATCAGCGGGATACGCGATTGATCTCAAACGGTCCGATACGAAAGACTCGCTGCAGGGCCACCCCCCGTAGCCGCAGGGATTCAGGTAATCGACGGAAGTGAACACCGTGAGCCGTAATCGTGTACTCGCGTCTCCGATGGGGAGCCCTGTCGCGAGTGTCCGCTCGAAACGCCGCACCGCGCCGCTTGTCCTGGGCACGACCATGCTGGCACTGGCCAGCTGTACCCGGCCGCCAACGCCACCGGCCACTCCGGCGGCTGCCTCGACCGCAAGGACGGTGGCCGCCATGCCGCTGGCGTCAACAACGGTGGCTGCCAGGCCGAGCGCCCCAGAGGGCGTGCAGCCGCGGCTGGTCTCAGACCCCGGTCAGCTGGCCGATGACCTCGTCGCCGACGAACTCGCGCTGCGTGACCCGTCGATCGGCGAGGCAGCGCTGGTCGCGGCGGCGCGCCGCCAGCAGGCGGCCTACCGCGCCATCGGCCGACACCCCGAATGGGACGCGATCACGCGAGCGCGCATCCCGCCCGTGTTACTCGACGACTACGACCGCAACGTCGACGCCCGTCGGCAGCTCACCGCGATGGCACGGGTACAGGACACGCTGCCAGCGTGGCGCATCGAACCTCCACCTCCGGCCGACGAGCTGCTGGGCTACTACCACGAGGCGGAGTCGCAGTCCGGAGTCGGCTGGAATTACCTGGCCGCGATCAACCTGATCGAGACCCGCTTCGGCAGCATCAACGGCGTAAGCACAGCCGGCGCGCAAGGTCCCATGCAGTTCTTGCCCTCGACATTCGCCGCTTACGCCGAGGGCGGCGATATCCACTCGCCCCGCGACAGCATCATGGCAGCGGGCCGCTTCCTCGCCGCGAATGGCTTTGCCGACGACCATGATCGGGCCATCTACCGGTACAACCACGCGAACGAATACGTGCGGGCGGTCGACCAATACGCGGCGGTGCTTGCCGCCGATCCCATCACGTTCGCCGGCTACTACCGGTGGGACGTCTACTACGACACGAGCGCGGGCGACGTGCTGCTGCCCATCGGCTACGCCGCGACGTCACCGATACCGGTCGGAGACTACCTGGCAAGCCACCCGCAGTAACTCGCCGCGGCGTGGCGTGCCGTCTATTCTTAGGCGCCGCAATGACATTCGATGATTATTTAGCGTTCTCTCTGCGCGCACGCTGCTCGCTGCAGCGCGACTGACATCAGCAATCGAATAATCAGCGCGATAGCCCCGACATCGCGTGCTGAACACTTAGCCTGAATCCGTGGATGGGTGATTTCGTGTTGCCGTCGACGCGGTTGTTTTGGGATGCGGCCGAGTGTGGCGCGGTGGGGCGTGGGTGATCCGCTGGCCTGTACCAGCTTTCCTTTGGGTTCCTTGGGTCGGGCCTGGGATGGCGGGGCGGACAGGGCTTGGAAGGTGGGGTCAGGCGGCGCGGGGTTGCGCGATCGGGTAA
This Mycobacterium xenopi DNA region includes the following protein-coding sequences:
- a CDS encoding fructose bisphosphate aldolase, with product MAVNEEQRNVMASGNGFIAALDQSGGSTPKALKLYGIPQDAYDSDEQMFDLIHQMRERLMSSPSFSGDKILGTILFEQTMDRTINGEDTAAFLWKQKHIVPFVKVDQGLAEAENGVQLMKPMTKLDSLLDRAVDKGVFGTKMRSFIQEPNDEGIKAIVDQQFAYAHKIAERGLMPIIEPEVSIKCPDKPKADSALVAALTAKLDELTEGTQVMLKLTLPDEDDLYAPLIDHPRVMRVVALSGGYSLAESCQILARNHRLIASFSRALTEGLTVDQTDAEFNDKLRSNIEAIYNASVT
- a CDS encoding winged helix-turn-helix transcriptional regulator, producing the protein MERVRYSERPPRDRYRRTAAGRDLIPILIALTVWGDRWAAPSDGPPMLFSHEGHPCTPTVCCSTCGQPLSRDTLKVALGPGAAPGPGTQLIARLLQPESNDSQA
- a CDS encoding lytic transglycosylase domain-containing protein — encoded protein: MGSPVASVRSKRRTAPLVLGTTMLALASCTRPPTPPATPAAASTARTVAAMPLASTTVAARPSAPEGVQPRLVSDPGQLADDLVADELALRDPSIGEAALVAAARRQQAAYRAIGRHPEWDAITRARIPPVLLDDYDRNVDARRQLTAMARVQDTLPAWRIEPPPPADELLGYYHEAESQSGVGWNYLAAINLIETRFGSINGVSTAGAQGPMQFLPSTFAAYAEGGDIHSPRDSIMAAGRFLAANGFADDHDRAIYRYNHANEYVRAVDQYAAVLAADPITFAGYYRWDVYYDTSAGDVLLPIGYAATSPIPVGDYLASHPQ